In Triticum urartu cultivar G1812 chromosome 6, Tu2.1, whole genome shotgun sequence, the following proteins share a genomic window:
- the LOC125512271 gene encoding expansin-B11-like, whose product MAKSFTLLALLSALVVLSLLVSPIACSRKLPRPATKAHKNHTAATPSSSAAYGSGGWLAGGATYYGAPNGDGSDGGACGYQSAVGNRPFSSMIAAGNPSLYRDGKGCGACYEVKCTGNQACSGQPATVVITDECPAGAACLGEAAHFDMSGTSMGAMAKPGMADKLRAGGIIKIQYKRVPCKYPGMNIAFKVDQGSNPYYLEVLIEFEDDDGDLNAVDLMEANCGTWTPMAQNWGALYRLNSNTGKPLRGPFSLRLTSDSGRKLVVNNVIPASWKAGATYRSLVNYP is encoded by the exons ATGGCGAAATCTTTCACCTTATTAGCGCTACTTAGCGCACTGGTTGTCCTCTCACTTCTTGTGAGCCCCATTGCTTGTTCCCGCAAGCTCCCCAGGCCTGCAACCAAGGCCCACAAGAACCACACCGCTGCTACCCCTTCGTCGTCTGCCGCTTATGGCTCCGGCGGCTGGTTAGCCGGCGGCGCGACGTATTACGGCGCCCCCAACGGCGACGGAAGCGACG GTGGCGCGTGTGGCTACCAGAGCGCTGTCGGCAACCGGCCGTTCTCGTCGATGATCGCCGCCGGCAACCCGTCGCTCTACAGAGATGGCAAGGGCTGCGGAGCGTGCTACGAG GTTAAATGCACAGGCAACCAGGCATGCTCCGGCCAGCCGGCGACCGTCGTCATCACCGACGAGTGCCCCGCGGGGGCCGCTTGCCTCGGTGAGGCCGCCCACTTCGACATGAGCGGCACCTCCATGGGCGCCATGGCGAAGCCTGGCATGGCCGACAAACTCCGGGCCGGCGGTATCATCAAGATCCAGTACAAGAG GGTGCCATGCAAGTACCCTGGCATGAACATTGCCTTCAAGGTGGACCAGGGCTCCAACCCCTACTACCTGGAGGTCCTGATCGAGTTCGAGGACGACGACGGCGACCTCAACGCCGTGGACCTCATGGAGGCCAACTGCGGCACCTGGACGCCCATGGCGCAGAACTGGGGCGCGCTGTACCGCCTCAACTCCAACACCGGCAAGCCGCTGCGCGGGCCCTTCTCGCTCCGGCTCACCTCCGACTCCGGCAGGAAGCTCGTCGTCAACAACGTCATCCCCGCCAGCTGGAAGGCCGGAGCCACCTACCGCTCCTTGGTTAACTACCCCTAA